The following are encoded in a window of Impatiens glandulifera chromosome 5, dImpGla2.1, whole genome shotgun sequence genomic DNA:
- the LOC124938776 gene encoding L-type lectin-domain containing receptor kinase IV.1-like, whose translation MKQKIMSLTLLLLLVVCHTTTNANTDFTFHGFRTSNLTLSGVAVIRPNGLLALTNGTRQKTGFAFYPTKIIFKNSSTNFSSMTSFSTSFVFGIIPEFSTLGGHGISFVIAPQPGLPGALPNQHMGLFNKSNNNGNITNHIIAVELDTMQSPEFHDINDNHVGIDINRLDSVLSRSAGYYSNKKRRFQNLNLISGKPIRVWIEYDGGMKQMTVTIASIKMKKPSRPLLSLDRDLSEYINPEMYVGFASSTGSVFTSHYLLGWSFKINGKALELKSSMLPKLPRIGPKKVSKFLTIGLPLIISFVLVMVIGAGVYYVRRKKKFAEEIEDWELDYGPHRFKYKDLYFATNGFSDDELLGTGGFGQVYRGFLASSKTEVAVKRVSHQSRQGMREFVAEIVSMGQLRHRNLVQLIGYCRRKKELLLVYEYMPGGSLDKLLYNKLGFTLSWSQRFLVIKGVASGLFYLHEGWEQIVIHRDVKSGNVLLDKELNGKLGDFGLARLYNHGDVPHTTHVVGTLGYLAPEQMWTGKVTEATDVYAFGAFLLEVACGRRPVGFKEDKFRLVEWVFCFWKKGLIFNAVDPNLGGVFDCEEVKLVMKVGLLCSNTNPLARPTMRQVVEYLEKDVTMPELSSSIGISASGHSFGHREGLNDLDMYPSSMDDEPFTHESSMADSLLFGSR comes from the exons atgaaacaaaaaataatgtcactaacacttcttcttcttctagttGTATGCCACACAACAACCAATGCCAACACCGATTTCACCTTCCATGGCTTCCGAACCTCGAACCTGACCCTCTCCGGTGTAGCCGTGATCAGACCCAACGGTCTTCTAGCCCTAACCAATGGCACAAGACAGAAAACAGGGTTTGCGTTTTACCCAACCAAAATCATTTTCAAGAACTCATCAACAAATTTCTCATCCATGACCTCCTTCTCAACCTCCTTTGTTTTTGGGATCATACCCGAGTTCTCGACTTTAGGTGGCCATGGAATCTCATTCGTAATTGCTCCTCAACCCGGTCTACCAGGTGCCCTGCCAAACCAACACATGGGTTTGTTCAATAAATCGAATAACAACGGTAACATCACAAACCATATTATAGCTGTCGAATTAGACACGATGCAGAGTCCTGAATTTCACGACATTAATGATAATCATGTTGGAATAGATATCAACCGACTCGATTCTGTTTTGTCGAGATCAGCCGGGTATTATTCAAACAAGAAACGTAGATTTCAAAACTTGAATTTGATTAGTGGAAAACCTATACGGGTTTGGATTGAATATGATGGTGGGATGAAACAAATGACTGTTACAATTGCTTCAAttaaaatgaagaaaccatCTCGACCACTTCTATCTTTAGATCGAGACCTGTCTGAGTACATCAATCCTGAAATGTATGTTGGGTTTGCATCATCAACCGGTTCTGTTTTTACATCTCATTATTTACTTGGGTGGAGTTTTAAAATCAATGGGAAAGCTTTAGAGCTTAAAAGTTCTATGCTTCCAAAGTTACCGAGGATTGGACCCAAAAAAGTGTCTAAGTTTTTAACAATTGGGTTGCCTTTGATTATCAGTTTTGTTCTAGTAATGGTCATTGGAGCTGGGGTTTACTATGttagaagaaagaagaaatttgCTGAAGAAATTGAGGATTGGGAGCTTGATTATGGCCCTCATAGATTCAAATATAAAGATCTATACTTCGCCACAAATGGATTTAGTGACGATGAATTGTTGGGTACAG GTGGATTTGGCCAAGTTTATAGAGGATTTCTAGCGAGCTCAAAAACAGAGGTTGCCGTGAAGAGAGTGTCGCATCAATCAAGACAAGGTATGAGGGAATTTGTGGCGGAAATTGTCAGCATGGGTCAGCTTCGACACCGTAACTTGGTTCAACTCATCGGCTATTGTCGACGAAAAAAGGAGCTATTGTTAGTCTATGAGTATATGCCGGGAGGAAGCCTAGACAAGTTGCTTTATAACAAGTTAGGATTCACTCTAAGTTGGAGCCAACGTTTCTTAGTCATTAAGGGAGTAGCCTCGGGCCTTTTCTATTTACACGAAGGTTGGGAACAAATTGTTATCCATAGAGATGTTAAGTCTGGAAATGTCTTGTTAGACAAAGAACTAAATGGGAAATTGGGTGATTTCGGGTTGGCCCGATTATATAACCACGGGGATGTTCCTCATACCACCCATGTTGTTGGTACATTAGGTTATCTTGCCCCGGAACAAATGTGGACCGGAAAGGTAACCGAAGCTACTGATGTTTATGCTTTCGGGGCATTTTTGCTTGAAGTTGCATGTGGTAGGAGACCTGTTGGATTTAAAGAAGACAAGTTTCGTTTAGTGGAATGGGTATTTTGTTTTTGGAAAAAAGGTTTGATTTTTAATGCGGTTGATCCAAATTTAGGTGGTGTATTTGACTGTGAGGAGGTGAAATTGGTGATGAAAGTTGGTTTGCTTTGTTCCAATACGAACCCTTTGGCTAGGCCAACTATGAGACAAGTTGTGGAGTATTTAGAGAAAGATGTGACTATGCCGGAGCTCTCGTCGTCAATTGGAATATCGGC
- the LOC124938922 gene encoding L-type lectin-domain containing receptor kinase IV.1-like → MTLLLLLQLVSVILFNPSTTHAQPITEFTFNGFQTSNLTLDGVTEIRPNGLLALTNNTRQITGSAFYPTPIIFKNSSTNGSSMISFSTSFVFGVIPEFSNLGGHGISFVIAPQPNLPGALPNNHMGVFNDSNNNGNIANRIIAVEFDENQSLEWQEINNNHVGININSLISVVSEPAGYYSGTNFSSLQLISGEPMRVWIDYDGGIKRMTVTMAPIEMKKPSRPLLSLVQDLSEFVNPNMYVGFASSTGSMFTSHYLLGWSFKVNGQAQELINSNLPELPRIEKGKSSKFLTIGLPLVIVFVVLVVIIVLVYYVRRKMFAEEFEDWELEYGPHRFKYKDLYFATKGFSNNEVLGKGGFGEVYKGVIASSRTEVAVKRVSHQSKQGMREFVAEIVSMGQLRHRNLVQLIGYCRRKHELLLVYEYMSGGSLDKLLFNESGSTLSWRQRLLIIKGVASGLFYLHEGWEKVVIHRDIKAANVLLDNELNGKLGDFGLARLYEHGDVPQSTHVVGTLGYLAPEQMWTGKVSEATDVYAFGAFLLEVACGRRPVEIKEEQFVLVKWVFSLWTKGLIINAVDPNLGGIFDIEELELVMKLGLLCSNAEPTDRPTMKQVVDYLSRDVPLPELTSIGISTGLSFPQREGNGINDFAMLFTSSNDEEASNHASSMADSLLFGSR, encoded by the exons AtgactcttcttcttcttcttcaattagtCTCTGTAATTTTATTCAACCCATCAACCACCCACGCACAACCCATCACCGAATTCACCTTCAATGGCTTCCAAACATCAAACCTAACCCTAGACGGTGTAACCGAGATCAGACCCAACGGTCTATTAGCCCTAACCAACAACACAAGACAGATAACAGGCTCTGCTTTTTACCCAACCCCAATCATCTTCAAGAACTCATCAACAAATGGTTCATCCATGATCTCCTTCTCCACTTCCTTTGTTTTCGGGGTCATACCCGAATTCTCAAATTTGGGTGGACATGGAATCTCATTCGTAATCGCTCCTCAACCCAATCTACCAGGTGCTTTGCCAAATAACCACATGGGTGTGTTCAACGATTCGAATAACAACGGGAATATAGCAAACCGGATTATAGCTGTCGAATTTGACGAGAACCAGAGCCTTGAATGGCAAGAAATCAACAATAATCACGTTGGGATTAATATCAACAGCTTGATTTCAGTTGTGTCTGAACCAGCCGGGTATTACTCTGGAACCAACTTTAGTAGCCTGCAATTGATTAGCGGAGAACCCATGCGGGTTTGGATTGATTATGATGGTGGGATAAAACGAATGACAGTTACAATGGCTCCAATCGAAATGAAGAAACCGTCTAGACCGCTGCTGTCTCTAGTTCAAGACCTGTCTGAGTTTGTTAATCCTAATATGTATGTCGGGTTTGCATCATCAACCGGTTCGATGTTTACATCTCATTATTTATTAGGTTGGAGCTTCAAAGTTAATGGTCAAGCTCAAGAACTTATAAATTCCAATCTTCCAGAGCTACCTAGGATTGAAAAGGGAAAATCGTCCAAGTTTTTAACAATTGGGTTGCCTTTGGTTATCGTTTTTGTTGTGTTAGTGGTTATAATAGTTCTAGTTTATTATGTTCGACGAAAGATGTTTGCTGAAGAATTTGAGGATTGGGAACTCGAATATGGACCTCATAGATTCAAATACAAAGATTTATACTTTGCCACAAAAGGATTTAGCAACAATGAAGTATTGGGTAAAG GTGGATTTGGCGAGGTTTACAAAGGAGTTATAGCCAGCTCAAGAACCGAGGTTGCGGTTAAGAGAGTGTCGCATCAATCAAAGCAAGGGATGAGGGAATTTGTCGCGGAAATTGTTAGCATGGGTCAGCTTCGCCACCGTAACTTGGTCCAACTCATCGGATATTGTAGACGCAAACATGAGCTATTATTGGTTTATGAGTATATGTCCGGAGGAAGCCTAGACAAATTGCTTTTTAATGAGTCCGGTTCAACTCTAAGTTGGAGGCAACGTTTGTTGATCATTAAGGGAGTAGCCTCGGGTCTTTTCTATTTGCACGAGGGTTGGGAAAAAGTTGTTATACATAGAGATATTAAAGCCGCTAATGTTTTGTTGGACAATGAATTAAATGGAAAATTGGGTGATTTCGGGTTGGCTCGGTTATATGAGCATGGAGATGTTCCTCAATCGACCCATGTTGTTGGTACATTAGGTTATCTTGCCCCGGAACAGATGTGGACCGGAAAGGTGTCTGAAGCTACCGATGTCTACGCTTTCGGGGCATTTTTGCTCGAAGTTGCGTGTGGAAGGAGACCGGTTGAAATAAAAGAAGAGCAATTTGTTTTGGTAAAATGGGTGTTCTCTCTTTGGACAAAAGGTTTGATTATTAATGCGGTTGATCCAAATTTAGGTGGTATATTTGATATTGAAGAGTTGGAATTGGTGATGAAACTTGGTTTGCTTTGCTCGAATGCTGAACCAACCGATAGGCCTACTATGAAGCAAGTGGTGGACTATTTGTCGAGGGATGTCCCACTTCCCGAGCTCACGTCGATTGGGATATCGACGGGGTTGTCGTTTCCTCAAAGGGAAGGAAACGGAATCAATGATTTTGCCATGTTGTTTACATCTTCAAATGATGAAGAAGCATCCAATCATGCATCATCTATGGCTGATTCGCTTCTCTTTGGAAGTAGATGA